The following are encoded in a window of Streptomyces sp. Go-475 genomic DNA:
- a CDS encoding regulator, producing MTERPAQRTPNRQLAALIAEAGFSNAGLARRVDQLGLEHGLDLRYDKTSVTRWLRGQQPRGTTPALIAEVFTRRLGRRLTAQDLGLDACAPVYAGLEFAATPEEAVDIVSGLWRKDSGSHAELRKIAFTPAGLVVPSRDWLIGRADEKVARGEPAAARIPAQGRPALRSPDGQGVPSLPRQRGQAERGPGQKVTAGDIAALRSVGELFRTLDDAYGGGHARQALVRYLEHECEPMLRGTYGEQTGRRLFAAAADLTRLAGWTSYDIAAHGLAQRYFVQALRLAQAAGDRAYGAYVLVTMSRQAVYLGHGREAVQLARVAQQGVGTSGPPVVQALLHASEARGHGVLGEVRACTAALVRAERALETARPGDDVPHWAKFFDEAQLADEFGHCHRDLQQFRAAAQHAERSLQLRSPSFARSRLFCRVVLATARLGLGELDQACQLAAEAAGQAAEMRSVRAVEYVRDFERRLEPYKDAAPVRTYRDKVAALG from the coding sequence ATGACGGAACGACCCGCGCAGCGCACCCCCAACCGACAGCTCGCCGCGCTCATCGCAGAAGCGGGGTTCTCCAACGCGGGACTCGCCCGTCGCGTGGACCAGCTCGGTCTCGAACACGGGCTCGACCTGAGATACGACAAGACCTCCGTCACCCGATGGCTGCGCGGCCAGCAGCCCCGGGGCACCACACCCGCCCTGATCGCCGAGGTCTTCACCCGGCGCCTGGGCCGCCGCCTCACCGCCCAGGACCTCGGCCTGGACGCCTGCGCCCCCGTCTACGCGGGGCTGGAGTTCGCCGCCACCCCCGAGGAGGCCGTCGACATCGTCAGCGGGCTGTGGCGCAAGGACTCCGGCAGCCACGCCGAGCTGCGGAAGATCGCCTTCACCCCGGCCGGGCTCGTCGTGCCCAGCCGGGACTGGCTGATCGGCCGGGCCGACGAGAAGGTCGCCCGGGGCGAGCCGGCCGCCGCCCGCATCCCGGCACAGGGCCGCCCCGCCCTGCGCTCCCCGGACGGGCAGGGCGTGCCGTCCCTGCCCCGCCAGCGCGGCCAGGCCGAGCGCGGACCGGGCCAGAAGGTCACCGCCGGGGACATCGCCGCCCTGCGCTCGGTCGGCGAGCTGTTCCGCACCCTCGACGACGCCTACGGCGGCGGTCACGCCCGCCAGGCCCTCGTGCGCTACCTGGAGCACGAGTGTGAACCCATGCTGCGCGGCACCTACGGCGAGCAGACCGGCCGCCGCCTCTTCGCCGCCGCCGCCGATCTGACCCGGCTCGCGGGCTGGACGTCGTACGACATCGCCGCGCACGGCCTCGCCCAGCGCTACTTCGTGCAGGCGCTCCGGCTCGCCCAGGCGGCCGGGGACCGGGCGTACGGGGCGTATGTGCTGGTCACCATGAGCCGGCAGGCCGTCTACCTCGGGCACGGGCGGGAGGCCGTGCAGCTCGCCCGCGTGGCCCAGCAGGGCGTCGGCACGTCCGGCCCGCCCGTCGTCCAGGCCCTGCTGCACGCCTCCGAGGCGCGCGGGCACGGGGTGCTCGGCGAGGTCCGGGCCTGCACCGCGGCCCTGGTCCGCGCCGAACGCGCCCTGGAGACGGCCCGGCCCGGGGACGACGTACCGCACTGGGCGAAGTTCTTCGACGAGGCCCAGCTCGCCGACGAGTTCGGCCACTGCCACCGCGACCTGCAGCAGTTCCGCGCCGCCGCCCAGCACGCGGAACGCTCACTCCAGCTCCGGTCCCCGTCCTTCGCCCGCAGCCGCCTCTTCTGCCGCGTGGTCCTCGCCACCGCCCGCCTGGGCCTCGGCGAACTCGACCAGGCCTGCCAGCTGGCCGCGGAGGCGGCGGGCCAGGCGGCCGAGATGCGCTCGGTGCGGGCGGTGGAGTACGTGAGGGACTTCGAGCGACGACTGGAGCCGTACAAGGACGCGGCTCCGGTGCGGACCTACCGCGACAAAGTAGCGGCCCTTGGGTAG
- the lipB gene encoding lipoyl(octanoyl) transferase LipB, with translation MSELRFVRMGFGDEAVEYQEAWDEQRRVHAARFADEVPDTVLLLEHPPVYTAGRRTADNERPLDGTPVIDVDRGGKITWHGPGQLVGYPIQKLPRPVDVVAHVRRLEEALIRTCAEFGLETTRVEGRSGVWVLGDPVEQRPALGGLSLDFDPRLHDEEFDPRLNGPEYAPSNAGQRREDRKIAAIGIRVAKGVTMHGFALNVNPDNKWFDRIIPCGIRDAGVASLAGELGRDVTIEEVLPVVERHLREVLENAEPKPREIERTPAA, from the coding sequence GTGAGTGAGTTGCGGTTCGTCCGCATGGGGTTCGGTGACGAGGCCGTCGAGTACCAGGAGGCCTGGGACGAGCAGCGCCGGGTGCACGCGGCGCGCTTCGCCGACGAGGTCCCCGACACCGTACTGCTCCTGGAGCACCCCCCGGTCTACACGGCCGGGCGGCGCACGGCGGACAACGAGCGGCCCCTGGACGGCACGCCGGTCATCGACGTGGACCGCGGCGGCAAGATCACCTGGCACGGCCCCGGCCAGCTGGTCGGCTACCCCATCCAGAAGCTCCCGCGCCCGGTGGACGTCGTGGCCCACGTACGCCGCCTCGAAGAGGCCCTGATCCGCACGTGCGCGGAGTTCGGCCTGGAGACCACCCGGGTCGAGGGCCGCAGCGGGGTGTGGGTGCTGGGCGACCCGGTCGAGCAGCGGCCGGCGCTCGGCGGTCTGTCCCTGGACTTCGACCCGCGGCTGCACGACGAGGAGTTCGACCCGCGCCTGAACGGCCCGGAGTACGCCCCGTCCAACGCCGGTCAGCGCCGCGAGGACCGCAAGATCGCGGCGATCGGCATCCGGGTCGCCAAGGGCGTCACGATGCACGGCTTCGCGCTCAACGTGAACCCGGACAACAAGTGGTTCGACCGGATCATCCCGTGCGGCATCCGCGACGCGGGCGTGGCCTCCCTCGCCGGTGAGCTCGGCCGGGACGTGACGATCGAGGAGGTCCTGCCGGTGGTGGAACGCCACCTGCGCGAGGTCCTGGAGAACGCCGAGCCGAAGCCCCGGGAGATCGAGAGGACACCGGCGGCATAA
- the lipA gene encoding lipoyl synthase, with the protein MSAVAPDGRKMLRLEVRNSQTPIERKPEWIKTRAKMGPEYTKMQNLVKSEGLHTVCQEAGCPNIYECWEDREATFLIGGDQCTRRCDFCQIDTGKPEALDRDEPRRVGESVVAMDLNYATITGVARDDLEDGGAWLYAETVRQIHQQTAGREGGHTKVELLAPDFNAVPELLEEVFASRPEVFAHNVETVPRIFKRIRPGFRYERSLKVITEARDYGLVTKSNLILGMGETREEVSEALKQLHDAGCELVTITQYLRPSVRHHPVERWVKPHEFVELKEEAEQIGFSGVMSGPLVRSSYRAGRLYRMAMEQRDARVAAQAV; encoded by the coding sequence GTGTCCGCAGTCGCACCCGACGGACGCAAGATGCTGCGCCTGGAGGTCCGCAACAGCCAGACCCCCATCGAGCGCAAGCCCGAGTGGATCAAGACCCGGGCGAAAATGGGCCCCGAGTACACGAAGATGCAGAACCTCGTGAAGAGCGAGGGCCTGCACACGGTCTGCCAGGAAGCCGGCTGCCCGAACATCTACGAGTGCTGGGAGGACCGCGAGGCGACCTTCCTCATCGGCGGCGACCAGTGCACCCGGCGCTGCGACTTCTGCCAGATCGACACCGGCAAGCCCGAGGCGCTCGACCGCGACGAGCCGCGCCGCGTGGGCGAGTCCGTCGTCGCGATGGACCTGAACTACGCCACGATCACCGGCGTCGCCCGCGACGACCTGGAGGACGGCGGCGCCTGGCTGTACGCGGAGACGGTCCGGCAGATCCACCAGCAGACGGCGGGCCGTGAAGGCGGCCACACCAAGGTCGAGCTGCTCGCCCCCGACTTCAACGCCGTGCCGGAGCTGCTGGAGGAGGTCTTCGCCTCCCGCCCCGAGGTCTTCGCGCACAACGTCGAGACGGTCCCGCGGATCTTCAAGCGGATCCGCCCCGGCTTCCGCTACGAGCGCTCCCTGAAGGTCATCACCGAGGCCCGCGACTACGGCCTGGTCACGAAGTCGAACCTGATCCTCGGCATGGGCGAGACCCGCGAGGAGGTCAGCGAGGCGCTGAAGCAGCTGCACGACGCGGGCTGCGAGCTGGTCACGATCACGCAGTACCTGCGCCCCTCCGTGCGCCACCACCCGGTGGAGCGCTGGGTCAAGCCGCACGAGTTCGTGGAGCTGAAGGAGGAGGCCGAGCAGATCGGCTTCTCCGGCGTGATGTCCGGTCCACTGGTGCGCTCCTCGTACCGCGCCGGGCGGCTCTACCGGATGGCCATGGAGCAGCGGGACGCGCGCGTCGCGGCCCAGGCCGTCTGA
- a CDS encoding DUF4191 domain-containing protein → MARKETAADAANPGRLKQIALTYKMTRRADKKIGLVLAAVGIVTFGVFLAIGFLIGHPIYLGILGLLLAFLATAIVFGRRAERAAFGQMEGQPGAAAAVLDNIGRGWTTTPAVAMNRNQDVVHRAVGKAGIVLVAEGNPNRVKSLLAAEKRKMNRIVADVPVHDLVVGTGEDQVELKKLRTTMLKLPRVLTGPQVTATNDRLRALGDLMSNMPLPKGPMPKGMRLPKGGPKAR, encoded by the coding sequence ATGGCGAGGAAGGAAACTGCAGCGGACGCTGCGAACCCCGGGCGACTGAAGCAGATCGCCCTGACCTACAAGATGACCCGCAGGGCCGACAAGAAGATCGGCCTTGTACTCGCGGCAGTCGGAATCGTCACCTTCGGTGTCTTCCTCGCGATCGGTTTCTTGATCGGTCACCCCATCTATCTCGGCATCCTGGGCCTCCTGCTCGCCTTCCTCGCGACGGCGATCGTGTTCGGGCGCCGGGCCGAGCGAGCGGCCTTCGGGCAGATGGAGGGACAGCCCGGCGCGGCGGCGGCGGTGCTCGACAACATCGGCCGGGGCTGGACGACGACCCCCGCGGTGGCGATGAACCGCAACCAGGACGTGGTGCACCGCGCGGTCGGCAAGGCCGGCATCGTCCTGGTCGCCGAGGGCAACCCGAACCGGGTGAAGTCCCTGCTCGCCGCCGAGAAGAGGAAGATGAACCGCATCGTCGCGGACGTCCCCGTGCACGATCTGGTCGTGGGCACCGGCGAGGACCAGGTCGAGCTGAAGAAGCTGCGCACGACCATGCTGAAGCTGCCGCGCGTGCTGACCGGCCCGCAGGTCACCGCCACCAACGACCGGCTGCGCGCCCTCGGCGACCTGATGAGCAACATGCCGCTGCCGAAGGGGCCGATGCCGAAGGGCATGCGGCTGCCGAAGGGCGGGCCGAAGGCCCGCTGA
- a CDS encoding RDD family protein produces MDNRQALGSWLSGPRAAAEEAGVDFGYRGEQLGLPEEGPGSMARPGRRLAALAVDWGLSLLIAYGLITQSYNEAAQIWAPLIMFVLMVLTVGTVGFTPGKRLLGLRVLALDTGRVSPWRSALRTVLLFLAIPALIWDRDGRGLHDRLAGTVEVRI; encoded by the coding sequence GTGGACAACAGGCAAGCACTCGGATCGTGGCTCTCCGGGCCCCGCGCGGCCGCGGAAGAGGCCGGTGTCGACTTCGGATACCGGGGCGAGCAGCTCGGTCTGCCCGAGGAGGGACCCGGCTCGATGGCCCGCCCGGGCCGCCGCCTCGCCGCCCTGGCCGTGGACTGGGGCCTGAGCCTCCTGATCGCATACGGCCTCATCACGCAGAGCTACAACGAGGCCGCGCAGATCTGGGCGCCGCTCATCATGTTCGTCCTGATGGTGCTCACGGTCGGTACGGTGGGCTTCACCCCGGGCAAGCGGCTCCTCGGCCTGCGGGTGCTCGCCCTGGACACCGGCCGGGTCAGCCCCTGGCGCTCCGCCCTGCGCACGGTCCTGCTCTTCCTCGCCATCCCCGCCCTGATCTGGGACCGCGACGGCCGCGGCCTGCACGACCGGCTGGCGGGCACGGTCGAGGTACGCATCTGA
- the glnA gene encoding type I glutamate--ammonia ligase: MFQNADEAKKFIADEDVKFIDVRFCDLPGVMQHFTVPVDAFDPDDELAFDGSSIRGFQAIHESDMALRADLSTARVDPFRRDKTLNINFFIHDPITGEQYSRDPRNVAKKAEAYLASTGIADTAYFGPEAEFYVFDSVRFATSANESFYHIDSEAGAWNTGALEDNRGYKVRYKGGYFPVPPVDHFADLRAEISLELERAGLKVERQHHEVGTAGQAEINYKFNTLLAAADDLQLFKYIVKNVAWKNGKTATFMPKPIFGDNGSGMHVHQSLWSGGSPLFYDEAGYAGLSDTARYYIGGILKHAPSLLAFTNPTVNSYHRLVPGFEAPVNLVYSQRNRSAAMRIPITGSNPKAKRVEFRAPDSSGNPYLAFSALLLAGLDGIKNKIEPAEPIDKDLYELAPEEHAGVPQVPTSLPAVLDSLEADHEFLLQGDVFTPDLIETWIDYKRTNEIAPLQLRPHPHEFELYFDV, encoded by the coding sequence ATGTTCCAGAACGCCGACGAGGCCAAGAAGTTCATCGCGGACGAGGACGTCAAGTTCATCGACGTCCGCTTCTGCGACCTCCCGGGCGTGATGCAGCACTTCACGGTGCCTGTCGACGCGTTCGACCCGGACGACGAGCTCGCCTTCGACGGATCCTCGATCCGGGGTTTCCAGGCCATTCACGAGTCCGACATGGCGCTGCGCGCGGACCTGTCGACCGCCCGGGTCGACCCGTTCCGCCGTGACAAGACGCTGAACATCAACTTCTTCATCCACGACCCGATCACGGGCGAGCAGTACTCCCGTGACCCGCGCAACGTGGCGAAGAAGGCCGAGGCGTACCTGGCGTCGACGGGCATCGCCGACACCGCCTACTTCGGCCCCGAGGCCGAGTTCTACGTCTTCGACAGCGTCCGCTTCGCGACCAGCGCGAACGAGTCCTTCTACCACATCGACTCCGAGGCGGGTGCCTGGAACACCGGCGCCCTCGAGGACAACCGTGGTTACAAGGTCCGCTACAAGGGCGGCTACTTCCCGGTCCCGCCGGTCGACCACTTCGCCGACCTGCGTGCCGAGATCTCCCTGGAGCTGGAGCGGGCCGGCCTGAAGGTCGAGCGCCAGCACCACGAGGTGGGCACCGCCGGCCAGGCCGAGATCAACTACAAGTTCAACACGCTGCTCGCCGCCGCCGACGACCTCCAGCTCTTCAAGTACATCGTGAAGAACGTGGCGTGGAAGAACGGCAAGACCGCGACCTTCATGCCGAAGCCGATCTTCGGTGACAACGGCTCGGGCATGCACGTCCACCAGTCGCTGTGGTCGGGCGGCTCCCCGCTCTTCTACGACGAGGCCGGTTACGCGGGCCTGTCGGACACCGCCCGCTACTACATCGGCGGCATCCTCAAGCACGCCCCGTCGCTGCTGGCCTTCACCAACCCGACGGTGAACTCGTACCACCGCCTGGTGCCCGGCTTCGAGGCCCCGGTCAACCTGGTGTACTCGCAGCGCAACCGCTCGGCCGCGATGCGTATCCCGATCACGGGCTCGAACCCGAAGGCCAAGCGCGTCGAGTTCCGCGCGCCCGACTCCTCCGGCAACCCGTACCTGGCCTTCTCGGCGCTGCTGCTCGCGGGCCTGGACGGCATCAAGAACAAGATCGAGCCGGCCGAGCCGATCGACAAGGACCTGTACGAGCTGGCTCCCGAGGAGCACGCGGGCGTCCCGCAGGTCCCGACCTCGCTCCCGGCCGTCCTCGACTCCCTCGAGGCCGACCACGAGTTCCTCCTCCAGGGCGACGTGTTCACGCCGGACCTGATCGAGACGTGGATCGACTACAAGCGCACGAACGAGATCGCACCGCTGCAGCTGCGTCCGCACCCGCACGAGTTCGAGCTCTACTTCGACGTGTGA
- a CDS encoding signal peptidase I, with the protein MNDGVYTGNAGEDAALDRGWLLGHFKDVGDPRHSEAVEIKWGVHPRGDARARWVRGEERTALLVLISGRFRVELPGRSVLLEQQGDYVVWGRGVDHSWYAEEESVVLSVRWPSVPGYAVADGA; encoded by the coding sequence GTGAACGACGGTGTGTACACGGGCAACGCGGGCGAGGACGCCGCCCTGGACCGGGGATGGCTGCTCGGGCACTTCAAGGACGTCGGGGATCCGCGCCACAGTGAGGCGGTGGAGATCAAGTGGGGGGTGCACCCGCGGGGCGACGCGCGTGCGCGGTGGGTGCGGGGTGAGGAGCGGACCGCGCTCCTGGTGCTGATCAGCGGGCGCTTCCGCGTCGAACTCCCCGGGCGGAGCGTGCTGCTGGAGCAGCAGGGTGACTACGTGGTGTGGGGGCGCGGCGTCGATCACTCCTGGTACGCGGAGGAGGAGTCGGTGGTGCTGAGCGTCCGGTGGCCGTCCGTGCCCGGGTACGCGGTCGCCGACGGCGCCTGA
- the htpX gene encoding zinc metalloprotease HtpX encodes MHSRFRSDRRLTTRMGITLFLLGLLYVGFVAALVVLLKSWVLVVVVAAALLGAQYWFSDRIALYAMRGRVVEREEFPELHAVIDRMCALADMPKPVVAVSDMDMPNAFATGRNPDHAVVCVTTGLLRRLEPAELEGVLAHELSHVAHKDVAVITVASFLGVLAGLIVRFAFYSQVFGGGRRDQNTAAVFAAVMGVSAAVYAISFLLIRALSRYRELAADRSAAQLTGRPSALASALTKVSGDIARIPTKDLRTAQAFNAFYFTPALGREPGVARLFSTHPSLQERLDQLGRISAELGEAASPGGV; translated from the coding sequence ATGCACAGCCGCTTCCGGAGTGACCGGCGGTTGACCACCCGTATGGGGATCACACTGTTCCTGCTCGGTCTGCTGTACGTGGGGTTCGTCGCCGCGTTGGTCGTGCTGCTGAAGTCGTGGGTGCTGGTCGTGGTGGTCGCGGCGGCGCTGCTCGGCGCGCAGTACTGGTTCTCGGACCGGATCGCGCTGTACGCCATGCGCGGCCGGGTCGTGGAGCGCGAGGAGTTTCCCGAGCTGCACGCGGTGATCGACCGGATGTGCGCCCTCGCGGACATGCCCAAGCCGGTGGTCGCCGTGTCCGACATGGACATGCCGAACGCGTTCGCGACCGGGCGGAATCCCGACCACGCCGTGGTCTGCGTGACGACCGGGCTGCTCAGGCGACTGGAGCCGGCCGAGCTGGAGGGCGTCCTCGCGCACGAGCTGTCGCACGTGGCGCACAAGGACGTCGCCGTGATCACCGTCGCCTCGTTCCTGGGTGTGCTCGCGGGGCTGATCGTCCGGTTCGCGTTCTACTCGCAGGTGTTCGGCGGGGGCCGCAGGGACCAGAACACGGCCGCCGTCTTCGCCGCGGTGATGGGCGTGTCGGCCGCCGTGTACGCGATCAGCTTCCTGCTGATCCGGGCCCTGTCGCGGTACCGGGAACTGGCCGCGGACCGGTCGGCGGCCCAGCTCACCGGCCGGCCCTCGGCGCTGGCGTCCGCGCTCACCAAGGTCTCCGGCGACATCGCCCGCATCCCGACGAAGGACCTGCGTACGGCCCAGGCCTTCAACGCGTTCTACTTCACGCCGGCGCTGGGCCGCGAGCCCGGCGTCGCGCGGCTCTTCTCGACCCACCCGAGCCTTCAGGAGCGGCTCGACCAGCTGGGCCGGATCTCCGCCGAGCTGGGCGAGGCGGCCTCTCCCGGAGGAGTGTGA
- a CDS encoding alpha/beta fold hydrolase produces the protein MSELIPFTHDVDGERLSGLIGGGEPARATVVLLHGAGNGSKERLVPWLEEFAAHGCRSLAFDFSGHGESTGVLRESSLRRRFEQAVSVIDAHARVDGPLVLVGFSMGGQTVADLVRHYGDRVAALGLCAPAVYAAEAWDVPFGDGDGRFSEIIRRPGSWRAAPALEVLRAYEGRAVLAVPGADAVIPPAVTEAVSAALARRAQFTHWELPEAEHRLGLWFRDHPDDRREFATAVLTGLGEQGWTATRAWVAKQLPEGRTVDKSTFLTGGWSAQLRRLTLDDGTELALRTFVQPFFRRHAPGLLAREAGILRLLAGQEGVPAAELIGVDATGEHCDHPSLLMSVLPGRVRVDEEELDARVDLLAAQLARIHRVVPEERPRPYQAWTSPERVAAPEGALWERAVDVIRRDPPPYDGCFLHRDFHPGNVLFTGTGAGLRISGVVDWVETSWGPADLDVAHCSTALALLHGAEYGLGFGERYAARGGRRLTEGPDHLYWRLLDALAYVPDAAKLAGPWRELGRTDLTPEVLGGRLEAYVTGLMERYG, from the coding sequence ATGAGCGAGCTGATCCCCTTCACGCACGACGTCGACGGCGAACGCCTCAGCGGGCTGATCGGCGGCGGTGAACCGGCCAGGGCGACCGTCGTACTGCTGCACGGCGCGGGCAACGGCAGCAAGGAGCGGCTGGTGCCGTGGCTGGAGGAGTTCGCCGCGCACGGCTGCCGCTCCCTCGCCTTCGACTTCTCGGGGCACGGGGAGAGCACGGGCGTGCTGCGGGAGTCGAGCCTGCGCCGCCGCTTCGAGCAGGCCGTGTCCGTCATCGACGCGCACGCGCGCGTGGACGGGCCGCTGGTGCTGGTCGGGTTCAGCATGGGCGGCCAGACGGTGGCCGATCTCGTCCGGCACTACGGGGACCGGGTGGCGGCCCTGGGGCTGTGCGCTCCGGCGGTGTACGCGGCCGAGGCGTGGGACGTGCCGTTCGGCGACGGCGACGGGCGGTTCAGCGAGATCATCCGCCGGCCCGGGAGCTGGCGTGCGGCGCCCGCGCTGGAGGTGCTGCGGGCGTACGAGGGGCGGGCGGTGCTCGCGGTGCCGGGCGCGGACGCGGTCATCCCGCCCGCCGTGACCGAGGCCGTCTCGGCGGCGCTGGCCCGGCGCGCGCAGTTCACCCACTGGGAACTCCCCGAGGCGGAGCACCGGTTGGGCCTGTGGTTCCGGGACCATCCCGACGACCGGCGGGAGTTCGCCACCGCCGTGCTGACCGGGCTCGGCGAGCAGGGCTGGACGGCCACGCGCGCGTGGGTGGCCAAACAGCTTCCCGAGGGCCGTACGGTCGACAAGTCCACTTTCCTGACGGGTGGCTGGAGCGCGCAGCTGCGGCGGCTCACCCTCGACGACGGCACCGAGCTGGCGCTGCGGACCTTCGTGCAGCCCTTCTTCCGGCGGCACGCGCCCGGGCTGCTGGCCCGCGAGGCGGGGATCCTCAGGCTGCTGGCGGGGCAGGAGGGTGTGCCGGCCGCCGAGTTGATCGGCGTGGACGCGACCGGCGAGCACTGTGACCACCCGTCCCTGCTGATGTCGGTGCTGCCGGGGCGGGTCCGGGTCGACGAGGAGGAACTCGACGCGCGCGTGGACCTGCTGGCGGCTCAGCTGGCCCGGATCCACCGGGTCGTTCCGGAGGAGCGGCCGCGTCCGTACCAGGCGTGGACGTCCCCGGAGCGGGTGGCCGCGCCGGAAGGCGCGCTGTGGGAACGGGCCGTGGACGTGATCCGCCGCGACCCTCCGCCGTACGACGGCTGTTTCCTGCACCGGGACTTCCACCCCGGGAACGTGCTGTTCACGGGCACCGGGGCCGGTCTGCGGATCAGCGGTGTCGTCGACTGGGTGGAGACCTCCTGGGGCCCCGCCGACCTGGACGTCGCCCACTGCTCGACGGCGCTCGCGCTGCTGCACGGCGCGGAGTACGGCCTCGGCTTCGGGGAGCGCTACGCGGCGCGGGGCGGCAGGCGCCTGACCGAGGGCCCCGACCACCTGTACTGGCGGCTGCTCGACGCCCTGGCCTATGTCCCGGACGCGGCGAAGCTCGCGGGCCCGTGGCGGGAACTGGGGCGGACCGACCTGACTCCGGAGGTGCTGGGCGGGCGGCTGGAGGCGTATGTGACCGGGCTGATGGAGCGGTACGGCTGA
- a CDS encoding winged helix DNA-binding domain-containing protein — MGAERYIGVPERRARLALRQRLARQARAGTPEEVADALVALHGTDPATVYLAVGARLTDPARTVDETGRALYEDRSLVRMHGMRHTVFVFPTGLTAVVHASTGLAVAARERAALLKHMAAAGAPDAAWLKEVEESTLAALARRGQATAAELAQDEPRLREQFVYGAGKSYEGLHTVSTRLLKVLGVEGKVVRGRPLGSWTSSQFRWAVAPEHPELDAAEAQAELLRRWLAACGPATEADLKWWTGWRVTDVRRALAACGARPVTLDEGPGFVAGDDVDPVSAPDEPWAALLPGLDPTAMGWQQRDWYLAPELRPQLFDRSGNVGPTVWWNGRVIGGWAQRSDGEITWRILDGEGVGREARAALETEAERLSGWLGTTRITPRFRTPLEKELATG; from the coding sequence ATGGGGGCAGAGCGGTACATCGGCGTGCCGGAGCGGCGGGCGCGGCTCGCGCTGCGGCAGCGGCTGGCCCGACAGGCCAGGGCGGGGACGCCCGAGGAGGTCGCCGACGCGCTCGTCGCCCTGCACGGCACGGACCCGGCGACGGTGTACCTGGCCGTGGGCGCGCGGCTCACCGACCCGGCGAGGACGGTCGACGAGACCGGACGCGCGCTGTACGAGGACCGTTCCCTGGTGCGGATGCACGGCATGCGGCACACCGTGTTCGTCTTCCCCACCGGCCTCACCGCCGTCGTGCACGCCTCGACCGGGCTGGCGGTCGCCGCCCGGGAGCGGGCCGCGCTGCTCAAGCACATGGCCGCGGCCGGGGCGCCGGACGCGGCCTGGCTGAAGGAGGTCGAGGAGTCGACGTTGGCGGCACTCGCCCGGCGTGGGCAGGCGACGGCGGCCGAACTCGCCCAGGACGAGCCGCGGCTGCGCGAGCAGTTCGTGTACGGGGCCGGCAAGAGCTACGAGGGGTTGCACACGGTCTCGACGCGGCTGCTGAAGGTGCTGGGCGTCGAGGGAAAGGTCGTACGCGGCCGGCCGCTCGGCTCGTGGACGTCCAGCCAGTTCCGCTGGGCCGTGGCCCCCGAGCACCCCGAGCTGGACGCCGCCGAGGCGCAGGCGGAGCTGCTGAGACGGTGGCTCGCCGCGTGCGGTCCGGCGACGGAGGCCGACCTCAAGTGGTGGACGGGGTGGCGGGTGACGGACGTCCGCAGGGCCCTGGCGGCGTGCGGAGCGCGGCCGGTGACGCTGGACGAGGGCCCGGGGTTCGTGGCCGGGGACGACGTCGACCCGGTGTCCGCGCCGGACGAGCCCTGGGCCGCCCTGCTGCCCGGTCTCGACCCGACGGCGATGGGGTGGCAGCAGCGCGACTGGTACCTGGCGCCTGAGCTGCGGCCGCAGCTGTTCGACCGCAGCGGCAACGTCGGGCCGACGGTGTGGTGGAACGGCCGGGTGATCGGCGGCTGGGCCCAGCGGTCCGACGGGGAGATCACCTGGCGGATCCTCGACGGGGAGGGCGTCGGCCGGGAGGCCCGGGCGGCGCTCGAGACGGAGGCGGAGCGGCTGAGCGGATGGCTGGGGACGACCAGAATCACCCCGCGCTTCCGCACACCGCTGGAGAAGGAGCTTGCGACCGGCTGA
- a CDS encoding TetR/AcrR family transcriptional regulator, which translates to MADGVEPGTVRPGGRTARVREAVLRAAEDALTEQGFTGLDLADIARRAQVGKTTVYRRWGTVTGLVADLLQDMAEQSAPRTETGSLLGDLTANARLVQRTLTDPRQGALFKALIAAATGDAKTAAALHRFYDIRVREWAPCVRQAVDRGEVPEGTDPHDVIRAVSAPLYYQLLISGGRLDETTADRAAEAAAMAARAGVFVRVGGKSA; encoded by the coding sequence ATGGCTGACGGGGTCGAGCCGGGGACCGTACGCCCCGGCGGGCGCACGGCACGGGTGCGGGAGGCGGTGCTGCGGGCGGCCGAGGACGCCCTGACCGAGCAGGGCTTCACCGGGCTCGACCTGGCCGACATCGCGCGGCGCGCCCAGGTGGGCAAGACGACCGTCTACCGCCGCTGGGGGACGGTGACGGGCCTGGTGGCCGACCTCCTCCAGGACATGGCCGAGCAGTCGGCGCCGCGCACCGAGACCGGCTCTCTGCTCGGCGACCTCACGGCCAACGCCCGGCTCGTGCAGCGGACGTTGACGGATCCCCGGCAGGGCGCGCTGTTCAAGGCGCTGATCGCCGCCGCGACGGGTGACGCGAAGACGGCGGCGGCGCTGCACCGCTTCTACGACATCCGCGTCAGGGAGTGGGCCCCCTGCGTCCGGCAGGCCGTCGACCGGGGCGAGGTGCCGGAGGGCACGGACCCGCACGACGTGATCCGTGCGGTTTCCGCTCCGCTCTACTACCAGTTGCTGATCAGCGGCGGCCGACTCGACGAGACGACGGCCGACCGGGCCGCCGAGGCGGCGGCGATGGCGGCCCGGGCGGGGGTGTTCGTCCGGGTCGGGGGGAAGTCGGCGTAG